Proteins encoded within one genomic window of Spirulina major PCC 6313:
- a CDS encoding MFS transporter translates to MLTEILSFRDRYRVLHLTWFAFFLSFVVWFNMAPLMTTIKEEFDLAQGQVGTLLMCNVALTVPARIIIGMLLDKYGPRLTYSALLVYAAIPCWLFATAGDFNQLVLGRLLMGIVGAGFVIGIRMTAEWFPPKEIGLAEGIYGGWGNFGSAFAALSLVLVAGALSFFPGSFELATGQVLNWRGAIAATGTIAAIYGCFYFFNVTDTPPGKVYQRPESARGIEVTTVKDFWLLMAMNAPLTGILMVLAWRLQKVNFLSPTGMMIAWVALVGLYLFQSYNCWEVNKDLLAGRKHYAPEDRYKFKQVAILELTYIVNFGSELAVVSMLPAFFEGTFGLDKALAGLLGASYAFVNLVARPGGGLISDRLGSRKNTMAILTFGMGIGYLVMSSIPSLRDSLGLSQMPMIILAVVMTMACSFFVQAGEGSTFAIVPLIKRRVTGQIAGNVGAYGNVGAVAYLTILSMLPVWLGGGAEASPAIIDQANVIFFQILGVASLVVAFLCFFILEEPQGSFAEFHEGEAEVVAAHGHPSVLPEDQSARIL, encoded by the coding sequence ATGCTCACAGAAATACTGTCTTTTCGGGATCGATATCGCGTTTTACATTTAACCTGGTTTGCCTTTTTCCTCTCCTTTGTGGTGTGGTTCAATATGGCTCCCTTAATGACCACCATTAAGGAAGAATTTGACCTCGCCCAAGGGCAAGTCGGCACATTACTAATGTGTAATGTGGCGTTAACCGTTCCGGCCCGAATCATTATCGGAATGCTCCTCGATAAATATGGCCCCCGATTAACCTATTCAGCCTTATTAGTGTATGCGGCAATTCCCTGCTGGCTCTTTGCGACCGCAGGGGATTTCAATCAACTGGTGTTAGGTCGGTTGTTGATGGGGATTGTGGGTGCAGGGTTCGTGATTGGGATTCGGATGACGGCGGAATGGTTCCCCCCGAAAGAAATTGGTCTCGCGGAAGGGATCTATGGCGGCTGGGGTAACTTTGGCTCTGCGTTTGCAGCGTTAAGTCTCGTGTTAGTGGCGGGAGCGTTGAGCTTCTTCCCCGGTTCCTTTGAATTAGCCACGGGTCAAGTGTTGAACTGGCGCGGTGCGATCGCTGCCACTGGTACCATTGCCGCCATCTACGGCTGTTTCTACTTCTTCAACGTCACCGACACCCCCCCCGGTAAAGTCTACCAACGCCCCGAAAGTGCCCGTGGCATCGAAGTGACCACCGTGAAAGACTTCTGGCTCTTGATGGCCATGAATGCCCCCCTCACCGGGATTCTAATGGTCTTGGCTTGGCGCTTGCAAAAAGTGAACTTCCTCTCCCCCACGGGCATGATGATTGCCTGGGTCGCTCTAGTTGGTTTGTACCTCTTTCAATCCTATAACTGTTGGGAAGTCAACAAAGACCTGCTCGCCGGTCGCAAACACTATGCCCCCGAAGATCGCTACAAGTTCAAGCAAGTGGCCATCCTCGAACTCACCTACATTGTCAACTTCGGGTCTGAATTAGCGGTGGTCTCCATGCTACCGGCATTCTTTGAAGGCACCTTTGGGCTGGATAAAGCCTTGGCGGGGTTGCTCGGTGCGAGTTATGCCTTTGTGAATTTGGTGGCGCGTCCCGGTGGTGGTTTAATCTCTGACCGCTTGGGCAGTCGGAAAAACACCATGGCAATTCTGACCTTCGGGATGGGGATTGGCTATCTGGTGATGAGTAGCATTCCTTCCCTGCGCGACTCTCTCGGCCTCTCGCAAATGCCGATGATTATCCTAGCGGTGGTGATGACCATGGCTTGCTCCTTCTTTGTCCAAGCGGGTGAAGGGTCTACCTTTGCGATCGTGCCGCTGATTAAGCGTCGCGTGACCGGGCAAATTGCGGGTAACGTGGGGGCGTATGGCAACGTGGGAGCGGTGGCATACTTAACGATTTTGAGTATGTTGCCGGTGTGGTTAGGGGGCGGGGCGGAAGCAAGCCCGGCGATCATTGACCAAGCCAATGTGATCTTCTTCCAAATCTTGGGGGTGGCGAGTTTGGTGGTGGCGTTCCTCTGCTTCTTTATCTTGGAAGAACCCCAAGGCTCTTTCGCAGAATTCCATGAAGGGGAAGCGGAAGTGGTGGCCGCCCATGGTCATCCCTCGGTGTTACCGGAAGATCAATCTGCTCGGATTCTCTAA
- a CDS encoding ferredoxin--nitrite reductase: protein MTSQPSLNRFEQLKAAKDGLAVKDELEQFAALGWEAIDKSDLEHRLKWLGIFYRPVTPGKFMLRLRIPNGIITADQMHVLAEVVQRYGDDGSADITTRQNLQLRGLRFEDFPDIFRRFKAVGLTSVQSGMDNVRNITGSPVAGIDGDELIDTRDLVQAVQDMITNKGEGNAEFTNLPRKFNIAIEGGRDNAVHAEINDIAFVPAYNAGELGFNVLVGGFFSARRCEAAIPLDAWVPPTAAAVVGICRAILTVYRDYGLRSNRQKARLMWLIDEWGMERFQAAIADHLGHPLTPAAAKDEIDWDKRDHLGVHPQLQPGFSFVGLHIPVGRLDAAAMFELARLAEVYGNGEIRWTVEQNVILPFIANENLPMFLAEPLLERFRLEPTPLTRSLVSCTGAQFCNFALVETKQRAVAIAQTLDQRLDIPHRIRIHWTGCPNSCGQPQVADIGLMGTKVRKDGKTVEGVDIYMGGTVGKDAQLGTCVQKGIACDDLIAVLESLMIEKLGATPKAPAP from the coding sequence ATGACTAGCCAACCCTCCTTAAACCGATTTGAACAATTAAAAGCTGCCAAAGATGGATTGGCGGTGAAAGATGAACTTGAACAATTTGCTGCCCTTGGTTGGGAAGCCATCGACAAGAGCGACCTCGAACATCGTCTCAAGTGGCTGGGTATTTTTTACCGACCGGTGACCCCCGGTAAATTCATGTTGCGGCTGCGGATTCCCAACGGCATCATTACCGCTGACCAAATGCACGTCTTGGCGGAAGTGGTGCAACGCTACGGAGACGATGGCAGTGCCGACATCACCACCCGTCAAAACCTCCAACTGCGGGGCCTGCGCTTTGAAGATTTTCCCGATATTTTTCGTCGTTTTAAAGCGGTTGGCCTCACCTCTGTGCAGTCGGGGATGGACAATGTGCGCAATATTACTGGCTCTCCCGTCGCAGGTATTGATGGCGATGAATTGATCGATACCCGTGATCTTGTCCAAGCGGTGCAGGACATGATCACCAACAAGGGCGAAGGGAATGCCGAATTTACCAACCTGCCGCGTAAATTCAACATTGCCATTGAAGGCGGTCGGGATAATGCTGTTCATGCTGAAATTAACGACATTGCGTTTGTGCCGGCGTACAACGCGGGTGAACTGGGCTTTAATGTGCTAGTTGGTGGCTTTTTCTCAGCACGGCGGTGTGAAGCGGCGATTCCTTTAGATGCTTGGGTTCCACCGACGGCGGCGGCGGTGGTGGGGATCTGCCGCGCCATTTTGACGGTGTACCGGGATTATGGGTTGCGATCGAATCGTCAGAAGGCACGGCTAATGTGGCTGATCGATGAGTGGGGGATGGAGCGGTTCCAGGCGGCGATCGCTGACCACCTCGGCCACCCCTTAACCCCAGCCGCAGCAAAAGACGAAATTGATTGGGACAAGCGGGATCATCTCGGCGTTCACCCGCAACTGCAACCGGGTTTTAGTTTCGTGGGGCTCCATATTCCCGTCGGGCGTTTAGATGCGGCGGCCATGTTTGAGTTGGCGCGGCTAGCAGAGGTGTATGGCAATGGGGAAATTCGCTGGACAGTAGAACAGAATGTGATTTTGCCGTTTATTGCCAATGAAAATCTGCCGATGTTCTTAGCCGAACCTCTCTTAGAACGCTTTAGGCTGGAGCCGACACCGTTAACGCGATCGCTCGTCTCTTGTACCGGTGCACAATTTTGTAATTTCGCCCTCGTGGAAACCAAACAACGGGCCGTTGCGATCGCCCAAACCCTCGATCAACGCCTCGATATTCCCCACCGAATTCGCATCCATTGGACAGGCTGCCCCAACTCCTGCGGTCAGCCCCAAGTGGCTGATATTGGCCTGATGGGAACCAAAGTCCGCAAAGATGGCAAAACCGTTGAAGGTGTGGATATTTATATGGGGGGAACCGTGGGCAAAGATGCCCAGCTTGGCACCTGTGTCCAAAAAGGGATCGCCTGTGATGATTTAATTGCTGTTTTAGAATCCCTCATGATCGAAAAATTGGGGGCAACGCCTAAGGCACCCGCCCCATAG
- a CDS encoding HEAT repeat domain-containing protein, which produces MSHSLTAATQCAQAGKWSAVCQHLRQWLAIAPVSPPDEERHALDLALLVLEWGDFQERWEVAKVLPRFGTGAIAPLLAILSNGERELEERWFTGRILGEFPEPQVIDTLIDLLQTCADEELCTVVAGALAQIGQPAIAALTHSLDQPTARPIAVRSLAQIHHQAVIDPLLTVTQDADPIIRKTAIEALSGFQDTRIGPVLQQAVRDPVAAVRREALMGLGLRVTQIGEQAVLATVCPCLEDWHLEVCQQAALTLGRLGSPAAVAAIARVLERTTTPAPLQQDLIRALGWTATPESLAVLQELLPRLSIGLGVEAIHIVGRIERESLRPAGATLLLNYYRQYHDRNLDYRLKQALTQAWGQLGDPIAIDALVQLMGDVDHRVRLHAIAALKRFDLPA; this is translated from the coding sequence ATGTCTCATTCCCTTACTGCTGCGACTCAATGTGCCCAAGCGGGAAAGTGGTCGGCGGTGTGTCAGCATCTGCGTCAATGGTTGGCGATCGCACCCGTTTCGCCACCAGATGAAGAACGGCACGCCCTGGATTTGGCGTTGTTGGTGTTGGAATGGGGGGATTTTCAAGAGCGTTGGGAGGTGGCGAAGGTGTTGCCGCGTTTCGGTACGGGGGCGATCGCACCGCTCCTCGCGATCCTCTCCAATGGAGAACGAGAACTCGAAGAACGCTGGTTTACCGGACGCATTCTCGGCGAATTCCCAGAGCCGCAGGTGATTGATACCCTGATTGATCTGTTGCAAACCTGTGCTGATGAAGAATTGTGTACGGTGGTGGCTGGGGCCCTGGCTCAGATTGGCCAACCGGCGATCGCTGCCCTCACCCATAGCCTTGATCAACCCACTGCCCGCCCTATCGCCGTGCGCTCCCTCGCCCAAATTCACCACCAGGCAGTGATTGACCCCCTCCTCACCGTTACCCAAGATGCCGACCCAATCATCCGTAAAACAGCGATCGAGGCCCTGAGCGGCTTCCAAGATACACGCATTGGCCCAGTGTTACAGCAGGCCGTGCGCGATCCCGTGGCGGCGGTGCGGCGTGAGGCCTTGATGGGCTTGGGGTTGCGGGTGACTCAGATCGGGGAGCAGGCGGTGTTGGCGACGGTGTGCCCCTGTTTAGAAGATTGGCATTTGGAAGTCTGTCAACAGGCGGCGTTAACCTTGGGGCGTTTAGGCAGTCCGGCGGCGGTGGCAGCGATCGCCCGCGTCCTCGAACGCACCACCACCCCCGCCCCCCTGCAACAGGATTTAATCCGGGCGCTGGGCTGGACGGCCACCCCCGAAAGTTTAGCCGTCTTACAGGAGTTGCTGCCGCGTCTCTCGATTGGATTGGGGGTCGAAGCGATCCACATCGTCGGACGAATTGAGCGGGAGTCGCTCCGCCCGGCCGGTGCAACCCTGCTGCTCAACTACTACCGGCAGTACCACGATCGCAACCTGGACTATCGCCTCAAACAAGCCCTCACCCAAGCCTGGGGCCAACTGGGCGATCCGATTGCCATTGATGCCCTGGTGCAGTTGATGGGGGATGTGGATCATCGGGTGCGCCTCCATGCGATCGCGGCGTTGAAGCGGTTCGACTTACCCGCCTAA
- a CDS encoding ATP-binding protein, whose protein sequence is MGFERSHPSQSDPTWYQDNYDYLVEAIAVIQTWLDRTIAQSQDRTAEMPPPPDEAGMEAIAAQMSHPPALLELCQRFGLSTFERDLIVFCAGRAVHPEFRDLCAIAHQQPQCTYPTFQLALQLFPHSHWQALTPHAPLRRWNLLHNSTDDDITHARLQIDESILHYLLGEPYVDGLLAGVIEPLSSQQSPLSSSHAALVEPIAAMLTAAQSSPIVQLCGANPEQRQAIAIAVSHASHAPLYRIALADLPTAAPALTSLILCWQRFVILTGSLLVCDLDAGLGSEQTTVLQRFAHRLNAPLLLSTAERIELSQGAIAVFNIPPLTHPEQWQLWHTALGLLDETHHAALNDIIAHFTLSPRTIQTASLVEVDPDPAVFKQTLWTFCRHQARPRLDHLAQRIDAIATWDDLILGDREKALLKATVEQVNQRHTVYETWGFASKGRRGLGITALFAGPSGTGKTMAAEVIARELNLDLYRIDLSAVTSKYIGETEKNLRQIFDAAEAGGVVLLFDEADALFGKRTQVKDSHDRHANMEVSYLLQRMEAYHGLAILTTNLKDNLDDAFTRRLRFIINFPFPEAESRAQIWQQIFPPQMPQKGLDFDLLSQLNVTGGNIRSIALNAAFLAAQADAPVTMQAILDAAQSEYLKFGQSLTPAEIRGWKKRSWSP, encoded by the coding sequence ATGGGTTTTGAGCGATCGCACCCCTCCCAATCTGACCCGACTTGGTATCAAGACAATTACGACTATTTAGTGGAAGCGATCGCCGTAATCCAGACGTGGCTCGATCGCACCATTGCCCAGAGTCAGGATCGCACCGCAGAGATGCCGCCGCCCCCGGACGAGGCAGGGATGGAGGCGATCGCGGCTCAGATGTCCCACCCTCCGGCGTTGCTCGAACTCTGTCAACGCTTTGGCTTGTCTACTTTTGAGCGAGATTTAATCGTGTTTTGTGCGGGGCGGGCCGTGCATCCGGAGTTTCGGGATCTCTGTGCGATCGCCCACCAACAGCCCCAATGCACCTATCCCACCTTTCAGCTTGCCTTGCAACTGTTTCCCCATAGCCATTGGCAAGCCCTCACCCCCCACGCGCCCCTGCGCCGTTGGAACTTGTTGCACAACTCCACCGATGACGACATCACCCATGCCCGGCTGCAAATTGATGAAAGCATTTTGCACTATCTCCTGGGTGAACCCTACGTCGATGGGCTGTTAGCTGGGGTGATTGAGCCACTATCCTCGCAGCAATCCCCCCTGTCGTCCTCCCATGCGGCCCTCGTTGAGCCGATCGCAGCGATGTTGACGGCGGCGCAATCTAGCCCGATCGTGCAACTGTGCGGGGCGAATCCGGAACAACGCCAAGCGATCGCGATCGCCGTCAGCCACGCCAGTCACGCCCCCCTCTATCGGATCGCCTTGGCGGATCTGCCCACCGCTGCCCCGGCGTTAACCTCCCTCATTCTGTGCTGGCAACGCTTTGTGATCTTGACGGGGAGTTTACTGGTCTGTGATCTAGACGCGGGGCTAGGGAGCGAACAAACCACGGTCCTGCAACGGTTTGCCCATCGCCTCAATGCTCCCCTGCTGCTCTCTACGGCGGAGCGGATTGAACTGTCTCAAGGGGCGATCGCCGTTTTCAATATTCCACCTCTCACCCACCCCGAACAGTGGCAACTGTGGCACACCGCCCTCGGCCTGCTCGACGAAACCCACCACGCCGCCCTCAATGACATCATTGCCCATTTCACCCTTTCCCCCCGCACGATCCAAACCGCCAGTCTGGTAGAGGTTGACCCCGATCCGGCGGTGTTTAAACAAACCCTCTGGACATTTTGCCGCCACCAAGCCCGCCCCCGCCTCGACCACCTCGCCCAACGCATTGATGCGATCGCCACCTGGGATGATTTGATCTTAGGCGATCGCGAAAAAGCCCTCCTCAAAGCCACCGTCGAGCAAGTCAACCAACGCCACACCGTTTATGAAACCTGGGGATTCGCCAGTAAAGGCCGCCGCGGCCTAGGGATTACCGCCCTGTTTGCGGGCCCTAGTGGGACGGGGAAAACCATGGCCGCCGAAGTGATCGCCCGCGAACTCAACCTCGACCTCTACCGCATCGATCTCAGTGCGGTCACCAGTAAATACATCGGCGAAACCGAGAAAAATCTCCGCCAAATTTTCGACGCAGCCGAAGCGGGCGGTGTGGTGCTGCTGTTTGACGAAGCCGATGCCCTCTTTGGCAAACGCACCCAAGTCAAAGACAGCCACGATCGCCACGCCAACATGGAGGTCAGCTATCTGTTACAGCGCATGGAAGCCTATCACGGCCTCGCCATCCTCACCACCAACCTCAAAGACAATCTCGACGATGCCTTCACCCGGCGGCTGCGATTTATCATTAACTTTCCCTTCCCCGAAGCCGAGTCCCGTGCCCAAATTTGGCAGCAGATTTTCCCGCCCCAAATGCCCCAAAAAGGGCTTGATTTTGACCTTCTCAGTCAACTCAACGTTACGGGGGGAAATATTCGCTCCATCGCTCTCAATGCGGCTTTTCTCGCCGCCCAAGCCGATGCCCCCGTCACGATGCAGGCCATTCTCGACGCGGCTCAATCGGAATACCTCAAATTCGGCCAAAGCCTCACCCCTGCCGAAATCCGGGGCTGGAAAAAACGGTCTTGGTCGCCTTAA
- a CDS encoding alpha/beta hydrolase encodes MRSHSQKKPQQSTTPPPQSHQFAPPTVIQAKADPETAELPQWNPGQRATLPNLGQNPVQTPVQAKLTIGQPGDRYEQEADRVASDIVQNLNAPSADHSVQRVDIEDNELQMKPQSQQTTPMIQQSAQVPTIQAARGKTGRVMSDIAFGLGLPVLGALGAEYAARNVFGFEKTRTDVEKQIDDEGNLTQDDWVRPDAKDDRNYDAKKIEIKVDKKYALRGFRYDPKIERNGKAVILLSGSGGPNEKQLEPVANTYCEGGTTVYGIDYRGFGESVDLNKKGEESTPFLSEAGVYKDARRIYEYVNDAGFVPGNIVLHGFSLGGAVASNLAKSLAKENITLGGLVLHSSIDTAYRQGTMGKPLLGIIPGLGAKGSAGNFDTIENLKKLAKRDADLPIHFMSGTEAKGDQLDLDKTKLQNVKKSKFTNVSSYSRAGDHLETDQHVGGLYQKDYLNKLVTLGRGRQDNDKDHTKW; translated from the coding sequence ATGCGTTCTCACTCCCAGAAAAAGCCCCAACAATCAACAACGCCCCCACCCCAGTCCCATCAATTTGCTCCGCCCACTGTCATTCAAGCCAAAGCCGACCCCGAAACGGCGGAACTCCCCCAGTGGAACCCCGGCCAACGCGCCACCCTCCCCAACCTCGGCCAAAACCCAGTACAAACTCCCGTACAAGCCAAACTCACTATCGGCCAACCGGGCGATCGCTACGAACAAGAAGCCGATCGCGTCGCCTCTGACATTGTCCAAAACCTGAATGCCCCCTCTGCTGATCACTCTGTGCAGCGCGTAGACATCGAAGACAACGAACTCCAAATGAAACCGCAGTCACAGCAAACCACCCCAATGATTCAACAGTCAGCCCAAGTGCCAACCATTCAAGCTGCACGCGGAAAAACAGGAAGAGTAATGTCAGATATTGCATTTGGTCTCGGTTTGCCAGTTCTTGGCGCACTTGGTGCAGAATATGCAGCCAGGAATGTCTTTGGCTTTGAAAAAACGCGAACAGATGTAGAAAAGCAAATCGATGACGAGGGGAACCTCACTCAAGACGACTGGGTTCGTCCTGATGCCAAAGATGATCGTAACTATGATGCAAAAAAAATTGAAATCAAGGTAGACAAAAAGTATGCTTTACGGGGTTTTCGATATGATCCCAAAATAGAGCGGAATGGCAAGGCTGTTATCCTACTCTCTGGGAGTGGAGGGCCTAACGAGAAACAGTTAGAACCCGTTGCGAATACCTATTGTGAAGGCGGAACAACAGTCTATGGCATTGATTATCGAGGGTTTGGGGAAAGTGTGGATTTGAATAAAAAAGGTGAGGAAAGCACTCCCTTTTTGTCGGAGGCAGGGGTTTATAAAGATGCGCGTCGCATCTATGAGTATGTTAATGATGCTGGATTTGTGCCGGGTAACATTGTGCTGCACGGATTTTCATTGGGAGGTGCTGTAGCCTCAAACCTTGCCAAATCTTTGGCGAAAGAAAATATTACGCTCGGAGGTTTAGTTCTCCATAGTTCGATCGATACAGCCTATCGTCAAGGAACGATGGGCAAGCCGCTTCTAGGGATTATTCCAGGATTAGGTGCGAAAGGAAGTGCTGGTAATTTCGATACGATAGAAAACTTAAAAAAACTGGCTAAACGAGATGCTGATCTCCCCATTCATTTTATGAGCGGAACTGAAGCAAAAGGTGATCAATTAGATCTCGACAAAACCAAACTACAGAATGTCAAAAAAAGTAAGTTTACTAATGTATCTAGTTATTCTCGAGCAGGAGACCATCTTGAAACAGATCAACATGTTGGTGGACTTTATCAAAAAGACTACTTGAATAAGTTGGTGACTCTGGGACGAGGCCGCCAGGACAACGATAAAGATCACACAAAATGGTAA
- a CDS encoding DUF4157 domain-containing protein: protein MRSHFQKKPQTSTTLPPQTNQFAPPIIVQAKADPETAELPQWNPGQRKTLPNLGQNPVQTPVQAKLTIGQPGDRYEQEADHVASQVVHNLNAPSADQSVQRKDIKDDELQMKPQLQRAVPTGAADPELEQGINRAKGGGQSLDPTLQTKMGQAMGADFSGVKIHTDAQSDQLNQSIQAKAFTTGQDVFFRQGEYQPTNPSGQHLIAHELTHVVQQNGGAVQRSPIQQPIIQRVIGVTPEELAQQQARLRKRQPEQAPANPNQGPSRADMPRRSIEVVRGINPIDPSKRNAGINPIDPSKRNARHLLPEQQEQLQKDLASRPNILKFNFAGSGEPAWKTHRKPENPNKKQMDPTRHKHDGLKYGKEKKAQDSVKKVVEYAGPLGKILGLGAGAADRGKNSTAKNLDDAKDEFTNFMVAYWELKTKYPDIPKVQINIKGFSRGSATATTFATWIKNASPYSDDVDVNLVVLDAVHGTGPTQRFGQGKMTPEQDVSDVYDENKPDNTGTTYLMPVKSGYPGDAFKVQHLTGYQRLIIAYGPNAIHSFGHGESQENRLKWNNEPVKGMKLSTLPKGLFVVEADDLNIKQVTSMDEWETKYQDQVLGKANKKEGRDVVIREAVAKFLR, encoded by the coding sequence ATGCGCTCTCACTTCCAGAAAAAGCCCCAAACATCGACAACGCTCCCACCCCAAACCAATCAATTTGCCCCACCCATCATTGTTCAGGCGAAAGCCGACCCCGAAACGGCAGAACTTCCCCAGTGGAACCCCGGCCAACGCAAAACCCTCCCCAATCTTGGCCAAAACCCCGTACAAACTCCCGTACAAGCCAAACTCACTATCGGCCAACCGGGCGATCGCTACGAACAAGAAGCCGATCACGTCGCTTCCCAAGTCGTCCACAACTTGAATGCCCCCTCTGCCGATCAATCTGTGCAGCGCAAAGACATCAAAGACGACGAACTCCAGATGAAGCCGCAGCTACAGCGGGCAGTCCCCACCGGAGCCGCTGACCCAGAACTTGAGCAGGGCATCAACCGCGCGAAAGGTGGCGGCCAATCCTTAGATCCGACGCTGCAAACCAAGATGGGCCAAGCCATGGGCGCAGATTTCAGCGGCGTTAAAATCCACACCGATGCCCAATCGGATCAACTCAATCAATCCATCCAAGCCAAAGCCTTCACCACCGGCCAAGACGTGTTCTTCCGCCAAGGGGAATATCAACCCACCAACCCCAGTGGTCAACACCTCATCGCCCATGAGTTGACCCACGTGGTGCAACAGAATGGCGGGGCAGTACAGCGATCGCCCATACAACAGCCAATCATTCAAAGAGTCATTGGTGTTACACCAGAAGAATTAGCCCAACAACAAGCAAGACTGAGAAAACGACAACCAGAACAAGCACCGGCAAACCCAAATCAGGGGCCAAGCCGGGCAGATATGCCACGCAGATCTATAGAGGTTGTGAGAGGGATTAATCCAATTGATCCATCAAAAAGAAATGCAGGGATTAATCCAATTGATCCATCAAAAAGAAATGCTAGGCACTTGCTGCCAGAGCAGCAAGAACAACTACAAAAAGATTTAGCTTCTAGACCTAATATTCTCAAGTTCAATTTCGCTGGTTCTGGGGAACCGGCATGGAAAACCCATCGGAAACCCGAAAACCCAAACAAAAAACAGATGGATCCTACAAGGCATAAACATGATGGACTAAAATACGGAAAAGAGAAAAAAGCTCAAGACTCGGTCAAAAAAGTAGTTGAATATGCTGGACCTCTTGGGAAAATTTTAGGACTAGGAGCGGGAGCTGCGGATAGAGGTAAGAACAGCACAGCAAAAAATTTAGATGATGCTAAGGACGAATTCACAAATTTTATGGTGGCATATTGGGAACTCAAAACTAAGTATCCCGATATTCCAAAGGTACAAATAAACATAAAAGGGTTTAGTCGTGGTTCAGCAACAGCAACAACATTCGCAACTTGGATCAAAAACGCAAGCCCCTACAGTGACGATGTAGATGTTAATCTAGTCGTCCTAGATGCTGTCCATGGAACTGGCCCGACTCAAAGGTTTGGGCAAGGCAAGATGACACCTGAGCAAGATGTATCAGATGTATATGACGAAAATAAACCAGACAATACAGGGACAACTTATCTGATGCCTGTTAAGTCTGGCTACCCCGGTGATGCCTTTAAGGTACAGCATCTAACGGGATATCAACGCCTGATTATTGCCTATGGACCCAATGCCATCCATTCATTTGGCCACGGAGAGTCTCAGGAGAACAGGTTGAAATGGAATAATGAACCCGTTAAGGGAATGAAGTTATCGACACTACCGAAAGGGTTGTTTGTGGTGGAGGCAGATGATCTGAATATTAAGCAGGTCACGTCTATGGACGAATGGGAAACGAAGTATCAGGATCAAGTTCTGGGGAAGGCGAATAAAAAGGAAGGAAGGGACGTTGTAATTCGTGAAGCAGTCGCAAAATTTCTTCGCTAA
- a CDS encoding NirD/YgiW/YdeI family stress tolerance protein, translating to MNINSFNTLGLGAIALSSALVFSEGNPTAIAQSTIRDLQTTRSTTVSGKIVHLYGDEFILDDGTGQIMVEAESRPLRRAQISLGETVTVLGQFEDDENELNAFKIIRANGEEIYIFDD from the coding sequence ATGAACATCAACTCTTTCAACACCCTCGGTCTCGGTGCGATCGCCCTCTCCAGTGCCCTGGTCTTCTCAGAAGGAAACCCAACTGCGATCGCCCAATCCACCATCCGCGACCTGCAAACCACCCGCAGCACCACCGTCTCCGGCAAAATCGTTCACCTCTACGGCGATGAATTTATCCTCGATGATGGCACCGGTCAAATCATGGTCGAAGCCGAATCTCGCCCCCTCCGCCGCGCCCAAATCAGCCTCGGCGAAACCGTCACCGTCCTCGGCCAATTCGAGGACGATGAAAACGAACTCAACGCCTTCAAAATCATCCGTGCCAACGGTGAAGAAATCTACATCTTCGACGACTAA